One part of the Magallana gigas chromosome 5, xbMagGiga1.1, whole genome shotgun sequence genome encodes these proteins:
- the LOC105322620 gene encoding uncharacterized protein, with the protein MLTVLLLSWILSGSVLSQIHSSLPGSPSQKFETAGSHNNVRDLIPPNMLPQNSLASPVNPGLPLSAAVQNIIPGGSVPNLDQRNVNDISRNLNDPQIFPHFGNAFNLQNQLGGFENALNIQNRFREFAQPEQPEWQEEANRWNRHTEPPLSIERNLPPWLTNTFSDRFRSPFINGFNNLRNDPILDIPFEKRNNEVNHKTISTLTENIEIPSDKDLEHFRDIKNHVPENTDFVSKSRVPQLGNINRQRELLVGPTIPKIDVMQHLDDLSMILDDVFMKQVPKISCSLRLYPLYKRVMVNMVKELFKKVQPNERLFSMLWRDLRICGHFKSSKTDKLVKKLHRYDRKKSKDNSDEKPGSIIPKNVIKKRKYLEKVLSKRYRQFVLTRKPFLRRKSKFRSGSSSHDSSQSEESRSSEESKPRRERYPKSWKRDRSGAKRFSRFKNENKSFGQDSSDQSD; encoded by the exons ATGTTGACAGTGTTGTTATTG AGTTGGATTCTCAGCGGTAGTGTCCTTTCACAGATTCATTCCAGTCTGCCTGGGTCTCCATCTCAAAAATTTGAGACTGCAGGCAGTCATAACAATGTTCGAGACCTTATCCCTCCAAACATGTTACCACAAAACTCACTTGCATCTCCAGTAAACCCCGGTCTACCTTTATCGGCAGCAGTCCAAAATATCATACCCGGAGGTTCTGTACCAAATCTCGACCAAAGAAATGTCAACGATATTTCTAGAAATTTAAATGATCCTCAGATATTTCCACACTTTGGAAACGCCTTTAACTTACAAAACCAACTTGGGGGATTTGAAAATGCTCTCAATATTCAAAATCGGTTTAGAGAATTTGCACAACCAGAACAACCTGAATGGCAAGAAGAAGCAAATCGCTGGAACAGACACACGGAACCGCCTCTATCAATAGAAAGAAATCTTCCACCATGGTTGACGAACACGTTTTCAGATAGATTCAGAAGTCCATTTATAAATGGATTTAACAATCTAAGGAATGATCCAATCCTGGATATtccatttgaaaaaagaaacaatgaaGTCAACCATAAAACCATAAGTACGTTAactgaaaatattgaaattccCTCCGACAAAGACCTAGAACATTTTCGTGATATTAAAAATCATGTCCCTGAAAACACAGACTTTGTTTCGAAATCAAGAGTACCTCAACTGGGGAATATTAATCGTCAAAGAGAACTATTAGTTGGCCCTACAATACCTAAAATTGACGTGATGCAGCATTTAGATGACTTAAGCATGATACTAGACGATGTTTTTATGAAACAAGTACCGAAAATAAGTTGCTCTCTGAGGCTTTACCCACTTTACAAACGGGTTATGGTAAATATGGTGAAAGAATTATTTAAGAAGGTACAACCAAATGAGAGGCTTTTCAGCATGTTATGGAGAGACCTTAGGATATGTGGCCATTTTAAGTCGTCCAAAACAGACAAACTGGTTAAGAAACTTCATCGGTATGATAGAAAGAAATCTAAAGACAACTCTGACGAAAAACCGGGATCAATCATCCCAAAGAATGttataaagaaaagaaagtatTTAGAGAAGGTTTTATCCAAACGGTACAGGCAGTTTGTGTTGACCAGAAAGCCATTCTTAAGAAGGAAAAGTAAATTTCGTAGTGGGTCGAGTTCTCATGATAGTTCACAAAGTGAGGAGTCGAGGTCATCCGAGGAATCAAAACCTAGAAGAGAACGCTATCCGAAAAGTTGGAAACGCGATCGATCGGGTGCGAAAAGATTTTCAAGGTTTAAGAATGAGAATAAATCTTTTGGTCAAGATTCATCAGATCAAAGTGATTAA
- the LOC105322623 gene encoding uncharacterized protein translates to MFALLLLGLQLGSCFSQGTSFQDVPSGNGLQMTREGSNAPLQNFQNLLPENMIPTANEQASQESEPMGNLQFATSNINTVIRDNLSPGMVPFISEINNNIPSGLDNIVSNQLPSNFPVMENIPNNLGNTFLPMEIQRPEQQLRRLLPGLQPIPQSQFYDFTPRIENEMEKQFQNIHQTPIFFNSPFSLFSQGDEKLGKSTFEQRFTDPMPYFAVQKGIENSPSTYIEDDIFSTKQRVPYESLSKKKYSTNPPPTSYTTTTATTSTTEEKTTTQMTTTTEIPTTTTTTTTTEKKTTPKSYPYHHRNVEQSKSKNVYPTPRLRFPKTRYPSNNRKNTKKNDLFSIPRYRGRNLYPKKPFFEPNPRFLRKPKFGGRNHGHKNCKNKRERRIQGRSSSESYGD, encoded by the exons ATGTTCGCCTTACTTCTGTTG GGCTTGCAACTTGGAAGTTGTTTTTCCCAAGGTACCTCTTTTCAGGATGTTCCCTCGGGAAATGGATTACAAATGACCCGGGAAGGTAGTAACGCTCcccttcaaaattttcaaaaccttTTACCGGAGAATATGATACCAACTGCCAATGAGCAGGCCTCTCAGGAATCCGAACCGATGGGCAATTTGCAGTTCGCCACCTCCAATATAAACACTGTGATCCGAGATAACTTATCACCAGGCATGGTTCCATTTATTTCAGAGATCAATAACAATATTCCATCAGGATTAGATAATATTGTATCCAACCAACTaccttcaaattttccagtaatggaaaacattccgaacaatCTTGGGAATACTTTTTTGCCAATGGAGATACAAAGACCGGAACAGCAATTACGTAGACTTTTACCAGGACTGCAGCCGATTCCTCAGAGTCAATTTTATGATTTCACACCAAGAATAGAAAATGAGATggaaaagcaatttcaaaatatccATCAAACCCCAATTTTCTTCAACTCTccgttttctttgttttcacaAGGAGACGAAAAATTAGGTAAGAGCACTTTCGAGCAAAGATTTACAGACCCAATGCCATATTTCGCTGTACAAAAGGGAATTGAAAACAGCCCTTCAACTTACATTGAAGACGACATATTCAGCACAAAACAGAGAGTACCATATGAATCACTTTCAAAGAAAAAGTACTCAACAAATCCACCTCCGACAAGTTATAccacaacaacagcaacaacatCTACTACAGAGGAAAAGACAACAACTCAAATGACCACGACAACAGAAAtcccaacaacaacaacaacaacaacaacaacagaaaagAAAACGACGCCGAAGTCTTATCCTTACCATCATCGTAATGTTGAACAAAGTAAATCAAAAAACGTTTATCCAACACCTAGGCTGAGATTTCCTAAAACTAGGTATCCTAGTAACAATCGTAAAAACACGAAGAAGAATGACTTGTTCTCAATTCCTAGGTACCGAGGTAGAAACTTATACCCAAAGAAACCCTTTTTTGAACCAAATCcaagatttttaagaaaaccCAAATTTGGAGGCAGGAATCATGGCCATAAGAACTGCAAGAATAAAAGAGAAAGAAGAATTCAAGGCAGGTCATCCAGTGAATCTTATGGagattaa
- the LOC105322621 gene encoding uncharacterized protein yields the protein MKATLALILSCVFALSAARFLQRDSSEDCEDENGMQPRRQPFPFKFPLLKGPLSQVYYKIFRQAPKLVLPQNGYPESNYPIYPSPKVNEYQESNYPNYPSTNVNGYPESIYPNYPSPNVNRYQESKYPNYPSPNVYAAYRPGYGYGNLPLNNRRNGNADEDSSEREHGENQYGSYEPVKQRRNEGGNYLNQKNTYYGAQTDYPFLPSFKSSKAEKQSSGEMGNSQKNNKNTAEGNENSDD from the exons ATGAAGGCGACACTGGCTTTA atcctaagCTGCGTTTTTGCGCTATCCGCTGCTCGATTCTTGCAACGAGATTCTTCAGAGGACTGTGAGGATGAAAACGGGATGCAGCCGCGCCGTCAGCCTTTTCCATTCAAGTTTCCCTTGTTGAAAGGGCCCCTGAGTCAAGTTTACTACAAAATATTCCGACAGGCACCAAAGCTTGTCCTCCCTCAGAACGGATATCCGGAATCCAACTACCCAATTTATCCATCGCCCAAAGTCAACGAATATCAGGAATCCAATTATCCTAATTATCCATCGACCAATGTCAACGGATATCCGGAATCCATTTACCCAAATTATCCATCGCCCAATGTCAACAGATATCAGGAATCCAAATACCCCAATTATCCATCGCCCAATGTCTATGCAGCCTACCGACCAGGGTATGGTTATGGTAATTTACCACTCAATAACAGGAGAAATGGAAACGCTGATGAAGACAGTTCGGAGAGAGAACATGGAGAAAACCAATACGGATCTTACGAACCAGTGAAACAAAGACGAAATGAAGGtggaaattatttaaaccaGAAAAATACTTACTATGGTGCTCAAACTGATTACCCTTTCCTTCCAAGCTTCAAAAGCAGTAAAGCAGAGAAACAGTCCAGTGGAGAAATGGGAAATTcgcagaaaaataacaagaatacagcggaaggaaatgaaaattcAGATGATTAG
- the LOC105322622 gene encoding uncharacterized protein: MSKRNSKKRHFSTGVLNYIKLGTSIISSKIDKMFAVVILCGIFQVGFSQMGFSDQNSLFSRANFQTPSQWTLEPMPSQIVTSGFGPQSRSDQFRTRLTPQFPSISNRQRFQFQNPRSRQTNRNFLDQQQQLDLQRFFSSPSTLSTEFVTQNQGSSQNFGPSFWDAVSNPMFAGVPNQIDMFQTGAETGFPNRIEMIQNQFDPPFNPFLSNNLDNAPINDQQMIRNGLPGLRNDSPNRQNNIGTLEGDAPRWLSNIPQGIPSSISSGNRNNDSTSENTPVSRDGFINPRNRSDITNLSESFERFNRGNQDFRRPNMLGNNGPVPFLGNQQTARENLFGLPPRRMGNLVFGRSANDFNTADNLLFSG, translated from the exons ATGTCAAAAAGAAATTCTAAGAAAAGGCATTTCAGTACCGGAGTACTGAATTATATAAAGCTAGGAACAAGTATCATTTcctcaaaaattgacaaaatgtTTGCAGTGGTGATATTG tGTGGAATCTTTCAAGTTGGGTTTTCCCAAATGGGATTCAGTGATCAAAACAGTCTTTTTTCACGGGCTAATTTTCAAACACCTTCACAATGGACATTAGAGCCCATGCCATCACAGATCGTAACTTCTGGATTTGGTCCTCAATCACGAAGCGACCAGTTCCGAACAAGACTGACTCCTCAATTTCCGTCCATTTCAAATCGACAAaggtttcaatttcaaaatccaAGATCAAGACAAACAAACCGTAATTTCTTagatcaacaacaacaacttgACCTGCAGCGGTTTTTCAGCTCTCCTAGTACATTGTCTACCGAATTCGTTACTCAGAATCAAGGTAGTTCACAAAATTTTGGTCCCTCCTTTTGGGATGCCGTTTCAAATCCAATGTTTGCAGGCGTTCCAAATCAGATAGATATGTTTCAGACAGGAGCAGAAACAGGTTTTCCAAATCGAATAGAAATGATTCAAAATCAGTTTGATCCACCATTCAATCCCtttctttcaaataatttgGATAATGCACCTATCAATGATCAGCAAATGATAAGAAATGGACTGCCTGGTCTACGCAATGACTCTCCGAATAGACAGAATAACATTGGTACGCTTGAGGGGGATGCTCCAAGATGGTTATCTAACATTCCTCAAGGTATTCCGTCTAGCATTTCTTCCGGGAATCGTAACAACGATTCTACATCGGAAAACACACCAGTCTCTAGAGATGGATTCATCAACCCTAGGAACCGCTCCGATATAACCAACCTTTCTGAATCATTCGAGCGATTTAATCGGGGTAATCAGGACTTCAGAAGACCTAACATGCTAGGAAATAATGGACCCGTGCCATTTTTAGGAAATCAACAAACCGCACGAGAAAATTTGTTCGGGCTTCCTCCAAGAAGGATGGGAAATTTGGTATTTGGAAGAAGTGCCAATGATTTTAACACTGCAGACAATCTATTGTTTTCAGGGTGA